The genomic region CCTCCATAGCTGATAAAccgtaaacatgtttttggcgtCGGGCTATAAGCTAGCAGTGGGGGGAGCCTGTAAATgcaagtcacacaataatagaTTTCGCAACACTACGCCCAGCGATAGTCCTGTATCAGTAGTCAGACAGGCCGGTGCGCATGTTGTGGAAATCAGTGTTAAAATGTCAGGGTTCATCTGGCCCCGCCCCTCGCCCTCTGCCGTTACAGCCTCTCTGCCGCCTCCTAGTGGACGGGTTGCTGTGGTGCGCCGCAGCTGTTGCTGTAAACCGGTTTGTCTACAACTTGTTTAATGCAGCAAACGGCTCAGCAGGAGCGACTCTACTGAACTTTATCAgccaaatttaatttaaagaaatgctGAGTTAATGTAAAGGACCAGGAGAGGCGCTGCAGGGTATTCAGGCAAAGTGGGAAcctatctccctctctctctctctctatctctcctccttctcctctctgtctgactCTCTCTTATTTTAGAGGCGTGTTCAAGACAAAGCAGGTCTATCATCTGTGTCCTTTGGTGAGCAGACACTTCTGAAACACAGCTCCTCAGTCTTTGAGCAAGGTAAGAGCAAAATAAATGTCTTCTTCTTACAGCCTTTAGAATCTGACGTAACACTTGCTAGCAAATGCGTCCTTTTAGACGAAGTGTAAAGATGTTAAACAGTGATTAacacatttacattatttatttctattagTTTTACATTGCTtatcttgtttctttttgttgagaATAAGAATCCCCGGTGTGTTAAACGTCTATAGTTCACTCTGATTTTCTTGTGCAAAGCGCCTTTCCTTCTTGTAATGCAAGCTAAACGAAAGTGAAAGAGGATAGATGTATGTTATGTTAACACATATTGTGTTTGACTTGCTTTTCattgcacaatgaataaaaatCAGGAACAAACCTTTAAGAGGAACTATTCTACTTTCAGGAAATAAAGGAAGACTGAGCAGAGTCTCAGAtgttatttgcatttttgttattttgttcagtgtatgacTCAGACCCAGTGATGTACAGAGTTACTTCCgtgtttttcaacctgaaccCTGTTGTCACATGTTTTTGCGTCTAATTGACTGATGGAGGCAACACTCTTTGGAATatgtccagtattgagcgagtgGGCTGAAGCTGCTAGTGGAGAAACAGGCTGAAAGTAATATTAATGGGCTATTGTGCAtcatcagtttacatccactgtaagtgcttgttttgccactgacagtcTCAGATAGTTATTAAAGGATcactacagagatagacctttgtGTTGAGGAGTAATATCCTTTATATTAACAAGAAACAGCCCTGTAATAACTATCACCAACATCACCAAACTCCATTCAATTTAAGAATAAGTTTATCATCCTAAAACACCTTCATTCAAAGTCACCAGAAACCAAATTAAAACTCTCAATAACCATCTTGGTTCATCCTTTAGCTGCTCCAAcaaccaactctggtttggttgaaataaacctttgATTTACCCAGatagatgtgaaaatgtgctttGTCAATATACAGTCTAAATTACTAATTAtttaaatggaatctggtgAGTTTACCAATAATGattttgtggctgtttctggttaaacaaaaatgatcttagTCTTTCACAACAAGAGCTATCTCtatagggatcctttccataatgttgttggacacttaaaaaaacagtctgagcctgtctgtTGCAAAAACAATAACTTATGTTACCTGATGTTGCACAAATGCCCTGTGTGGTTacgctgctggctgcagccctctcacgCAACACtagaccagtttcaaaagttgttttttctattagtcacttagacacacaaaTATGAGGAAAgggttcaggttgaaaaatacctttGTTTCCCTTTAAGGAATAGGTTTGAAATCACCGGATAgacaagatattttttttacagacagtCACAAGCTCATGGATATTTATAAGTATCTAACCAAGCTTATTATACTTCCTGGTAGAGGTTGTGACTGAGAGTGTAAGCAGAAGTGAATGTATTTTCCGAGTAGAGAGGGGGATTCCCAATGCACCCCTTTCACTTTAATTgatggcctgtgtgtgtgtgtgtgtgtgtgtgtgtgtgtgtgtgtgtgtgtgtgtgtgtgtatcttccCCTGTGTGCAGATGCAGAGGTGGGTCGTGATCTGTTGTGCTCTCCTGGCTCTGGTTGGTGCTGACGAGTGTCCAGATGGAGGGAGATGTAAAGACGGTCAAACCTGCTGCTACGACCCAGCCAACGGCTATGAATGCTGCCCATTTGCACAGGTAGACAATAATAAGTAAAAAAGTAAAGATATAAAGTGAAGCTGTTTCTCATCTACAGTTACTGCTCTCTGTTGTAGGGCAGATAAACCCCAGCAAAGTCATAGTGTGTCAACTTGAGTAGAATACTTTGGCCCTTTTGTCCAGCACATAGTTACATGTAAATATGAGATAACCATTCTCttgtactgtaaaataaaaaggatgAAAGCTACAGACGTACTTTTCATGCTTCGTGGTGTTTTAGTACTTTATGGGCCAGATAAAAGCTGAGGCCTCATTTAGCTAATGTGATAGCAGTTCGAAACTTTGGTAGTCAAAGTGTACCTACTACTGCTGTCCTCATAGGCTGAGTGCTGTGGGGATCACATGCATTGCTGTCCTGCGGGAACAGTCTGCGATACAGCCACGTCCAGCTGTCTGAACTCTACTGGGTCCATCCCCTGGGTGGAAAGAGTCTCTGCTGATCAGCCCCGACACTCTAAAGTAATACTCATAGAAATCTGTTGCTTTTATGATAAAGTGTTGAGTGAGACTTCAGCTTATATAAGACGAATGCCCCCTTTCCCACCTTGTCCCTGCAGTCCTTCAGGATGATCAAGACACACATGGGGGAGGATGACGACAAAATCTGTCCCGATTGGTCACGATGCCCACCTGAGTTTTCCTGTCTAAAGGCCTTGACAAGGTTTGGCTGCTGTCCCCTAGCTCAGGTAATCAAACCTTGTTCAAAGAATGATACATTCATCaagaaaaaggaggaaacaACCACACCTACAAGTTCATTAAAGCGACAATGTAGTGAAACAAAAAATAGTCCATTATTTAACCACTCCTACAGTAATACTAGTGGCATTATGTGTGATgtgcaaaagtttttttttccaaaagccCAGTTACTTCCTGTCACAAAGAGGATCTTTGCTGGTTTGGTTAACAAACTAAGCTTTTTCACTTCACTTTTAACAGACAGTGATTTCTGCTATTGTGGGACATATTCATTTAAAAGCTGCAGCTCTGACCAGACTGGAGTTTGATGTGTTTTCCTGTAAAGTTATTTGCTGGATTGCGTCACAACAGACCAGTAAAGCTGACTATATGGCGCCTTTAGATGTCTAACTACTACACCTATTTGGAGTTGTACAATTAAGATTGAGGTCTTGTTGCtttataaaaaaacattcatgaaTTGTAAGGTAAAATGGCTGTAACAGAAAATCAATGAGCTATTTGATTCCAAGTTTTAGTTTGATTTTCTGACCCCTCACAGGGAGTCCCCTGCTCTgatgggaaacactgctgtccTGAGGGCCATCAGTGCAGCGCAGACAGCCGCTCCTGCATTGAAAAAGGTGAAACTCTTCATGATAATAATAACGGTAATTTTATAAATGTAGCATTGTATTTAAAGCAGAGTTTACAAAGGGCTtgtcaaacaaagcaaaacagaagCACGATATCCCAGAAGCATCCTGGTACTTACTACCACAACAATATTAGACCATACAGTTTGGCGAACTGACCGGGACTTTCTGGCACAACCCTATACTGGTCCTGTCTGCAGGACAGGGAGCACTTTGTGTCAGTGGGTAAATGGGTACATCTGAGTGAACAAAAATGACATGGAGTTCCCCAAGGCTCCAGCCTCGGGCCTCTTCCGTTCAGCTGTTTTGATTTGCCAGAATTAGCttgttgttgaaatgtgctGTGCAAATAAACTTGTACATTTTCTAAATTTGATATTCTTTTTATGTTGTGGCAGAGCTTGTGACCACAGTTCTGTGCAGTGACGGAATATCAGAGTGTCCAGATGAAACCACCTGCTGTGAAACCCCAGAGGGAAAGTGGGGATGCTGTCCCCTGCCAAAGGTACATCATGTCTGATATTGTaattacagacacacaaaaggTGACAGCTGTGAAATGCAAATGTTACTCCATAGCATAATTgagaatatgaatgaggataaagTCAAATGATCTATTTGCATGTCCTGCCTGGATGTGCAGTTATAGTGACTTTATGGTGTCTTATCATTTATGGTTCTGAGGTGATACTCCATGTGTCTATGTCGTCTAAACAGGCTGTGTGCTGCGACGATAAGACACACTGCTGTCCTGAAGACAGTACCTGTGATGTGGAACAGTCCAAATGTATTTCCTTATCTACCAAAAAACAAACGCCAATGTGGGCCAAACTCCCTGCCAGGATAAGAGCAGACTGGGAGAACCAGAAAGGTCAGATGCGTGTTTCTGTTCCTGTGAAACTTACTTcctcatttttttaatcattgtctgatactgtgtgtgtgtgtgtgtgtgtgtgtgtgtgtgtgtgtgtgtgtgttcaatcTGTGTGTGCTTCCACTCTCAGAAGGTGAAACAGTCACTGCAGAGATTGCTGTTGATGGTGGCTCAGAAAAAACCCCTAAGGTCACCACAGTAAATGAAGTTCCTCCTTCACAGAAGGAAGTGTTTGTGTCATCCACCACAAAGGCAGCTGCAGGTGTGATGTTCATCGTGAATCAAAGTATATAGAAAAAGAACACACCTAAAATTGAAGTAGAGCATGACTGGACGCTCAAGTTTTAGTCTACCGAGTAGTTTCTGATAATCAAATGTACAAAGTCAACAACAGACATTTGTTATAGATAGTGgtgaaatataatttaatactgtacttatttcattcattccatGAAATGTAGGTGTGTCAGTGAGTGCATGACTTACTGGCACTGCTAATTATTTTGCAGCACCTCCTGCTAtacaaaatgtctgctgtggctAAAAAAAGTACAGCATTCTTCCTGTATGCAGTACTGTAGGTATGATAGTTTGACATCAGTAATCATATCGGTAATGAAGCATACAAGTATTTTGGTAAACAGATGCAAGAAGTtgaagaaacatttttaaagcatCAGCATGGCTGGTGTcctgctgaaaacacaaaaaaacatattttaaaagattGCATCTCTTCCTGTGTGAGTATGTTTCAGTAGTGGGCAGCTTAGTTAGATAAAGAGgttgcatgtaaacaaacaaaagttatgtTTATATTCCAAGTTTCTCTCGTGTGTCTAACAAATTCATTGAGcatatttccattttcacaaaatgtttcaatacattttaaatcCTGCTtggtttacatccatgtttgcttGTTAGCAGTCTTCTTCACCCATGCCTTTGTTGGGGCCTTGCTGTGTTTCTTGCTGCATTAGAGAaatagttcaccccaaaacaaTACAAACTGTATGTAGTAATCACCTCAGTAGGCTCTCTGTGTTCCCATAAAAGGTTTTCTATTGAATGCTGTAAAGGAGAACGCAACGCATGAAAAATTAAAGCATATCAGTGCAAACAAACTTTAACAGCAGccaaattaaagacattaaaaaaggttataaaacatctgaaaaaacgtttttaaaatgtctttgcagCATTATCCATGTATCTTGTGGGCTCATGGAAATCCAAACACATGATGTGTTGCGCATGCGTATACAAATAGCACATATAAAGAATAGCAAAAACCATTGTGTCCCCCAGCTGTCCATCAGAATAAAAGTGTAAAACCGAAAGCAGGATGTGAGTTGACTATGGATGTATAAGGAAACCTGGATAAAGCATTGAAGACGGGACCCctttcattcctatgaaagctgctcagtggcacatgaggcaaaaaaactttatttctatgTTATGAAATCCCCTGATGATTGGCGCTGCTTAGGCATCATTGAGCCCAAAGAGAAAGCGCAATAGAGACTTCCGCCGGCCAAGTCGGCTACGTCCtgtttagcgctctgctaacttgaatgggaatGAAATGATTGCAGCTCTCCttgactttccaaatgttatcagattGAATGGATGAAATCCTGATAGTGGAACGAGTCATTTTGCGGGGGTTGTGACGCtccaaaaatgtatccactgatttaaagATGTCTCTCTCCCATTGTAAGTCTATAGGAAAAAGTCCTTTTGGGCTCAATGGCATCAAGTGACGGACTCAAGAGTTGTAATTCTGCTCTTTGGCCACctcaaaaattggcttcaaagcctggcgcaCTTCCTGGTGGCCTGAAATTGACACCCATAAAAACTCCATATTGCTACCAGTGGTCAAAAATTCTACGGGGTACCTTTAAATTGAACATTGAATCATCATTATAAAATTGCGATGGTAACTTCCATTCCTCTCCCCAGCAGTTCCTTCTCCTACAGCgcacattttgatttattagGCCAAAAAATTAATTAGAGAGAGCACATTGTCCAAACGATGTCTGCGGGCTGACAGTCAGAGATAGACAACAAATAGGAGATAAATTATCCACAGTATTGCCTAATGTAACCTGTGCTGTACTTTTTATCACCACAGTTACCATTACGGTATTTTAAAGGTCCATATGAATGTTTTCAAGGTGCAATAGTGGggttacaaaaacaaactgtcagGATAGGTCACCTTATTATACCACTGCTGCCCAAAGCAGTGTTCTTATCCTTCAAAATGTTTACTTTTTCTCAGCATGACAACAGATTTCAGATATAAGAAACCTCAATATTGGTATTTTTTCCAGGCAACGATATCCCCTGCGATGATACAGTAGCCTGTGAAGATGGCACCACATGCTGTAAAACCAAAGAGGGTGGCTGGGCTTGCTGTCCTCTGCCAGAGGTACGATTTTGGCTGCCAGTTTTTACACAGTCCTAACTTTTATGTTAAGAGCTTTGCCAGTGCATTAATTGTTTATTGTCTCTCTGATCAGGCTGTTTGTTGTGAAGATATGCTTCACTGCTGCCCAAAAGGTAAGAAATGTAACCTGGTCGCCGAGACCTGCGATGACGACACATGCTCTGTGCCGTGGGTCCAGAAGGTACCCACAATCCCCAGACAGGACGCACAGGTGGGGAATGTTACGTGTGACTCCACCTACAGTTGTCCTGATGGATCCACCTGCTGCAAGACCACAACAGGAGAGTGGGCCTGCTGTCCTCTGCCTGAGGTAAACACACAGAGCCAAGATTTATATGCCGTTCGGACATGTAAAAAACTTACAAAGAACTCTACACGACTAAAATTACAGTATATTACCTCACAAGGTTGTGAATACCAAATGAGGTGGGTGTTCTTATGGACTCTTCtcgtgaacatggtaaacacgACCCCATTTGAAGGCAGCAAGAGACTGGAAACTGGTGGTTGTACAGATGAGTCCAAACAAAGAACATAATGTGTTGATTAAAAAGCTTTAGAGATGCTGTTAGGGAGATTTTGTTACCCTTGGACACAGCCAGgctagctaagctaaccagctgctagctgtagctaaatatttacagtacagACATTAatgtggtatcaatcttctcatccaacTCTCAACAAGGAAACAAATAAGCACTGAAAGTAATGTAGTGTATTTGACCACTTTTCACACTCTCACTGGTTTAGTCTGCACTTGAACTTGTCTTTGCCTACACTGACAGACCTCTCTCCTCATGCAAATTCATACATCCAACAATTTTTGTCACTGAAAGTATTCTTGTCACTTTGTTCAAAGGCGGTCTGTTGTGAAGACCACGAGCACTGCTGCCCTACTGGCACCACCTGTGACCTGGCAGAACAAACCTGTAATGGCGCCTCAGGTTCAACGCCCATGAAGCAGAAGATACCTGCTTTTGCTACGGCAGCACCCACTACAGTGGCCCCCATGACCCAAGATCAAGCAACAAGCTCAAAGCAAGACGAGAAGAAGGAGCCTGAGACAGAGGAGGTGACAAAAGCAGAGAAcaatgatgatgacgatgatgaggaGAATAAAGAGGTGGGGAGCATTCAGTGTGACCCCCACACCAGCTGCCCTCAGTCTGCTACTTGCTGCTTCATGACCTCGTCTCAAAAGTGGGGCTGTTGCCCACTGCCACGGGTGAGCATTGACCTCAATTAAAACACCTATCctgtttaaagctgcagtattAAGAATTTTAACACCTCATAGCATAACATGATTATGACtaattactatttttgtcaTAGATTATGATAACACTTTACTTTAACCcctttaaacatttaataaatggttTATTACACTATAACACAGCTATAAGGACAATTAATGtcagacatattttatattattacacCTGTTTTTCACTATATTGTCcttcattatttatttgaacaccAGCACCCACTGATAGGTGCCTATAAGAGAAAAAATTGTTGACAGCTACGTTACTCCAAACTTATATCAGCTTCTAACTACAAAATATTGTGCAATAAAACATGAACTCAATGAATATATACTGCTTATAAatgctaaacaggaagtgttaaaggaaagcattatgtttttatgccACTGTGCCAGCAAGCTGTGGCCGATGGcgttatgttttcgggttgtccgttCAGTTCTTTCATGAACAagggtatctcaagaacaccttgaaggaattccctcagatttggcacaaatgtccacttggacttcaCAATAAACGGATTTGTtttgtggtggtcaaaggtcaagttcactgtgacctcatctgttgcattctcgtgaacacgatgggctctagtttcccggcggagcgcaggtggcgcagggtggcaagccccgcgcagagctagtttcgagcagcgcaacccgaggcgcactcagtttggtagtttggcagaccgaggtgcgctgagatgggtgtagcggtgcagcagggggaggtgtcgacagatccagcttggcgcagtgacagtttcgtgccaaaaggcttcgccgaaggtgcgctaaaagtaGCAAAAGTGGCACgcataatggaaacccaacctgatttgattaacacagctgcaaactaatgagttcacatccctctcagccaaccacaaacagccacagcatcagatagggagtatatattcagcatctgtcatcttagaaaagtcaaaagaaaaaacagagtgagactgcgagagagaaagagagagcacgcacgagagaaacgcaacattgatttacaattgtggtgacctcctcccaggctacctttgcatcatcagcccgtggaggtctgctcgcagttccgtatattcggacactgtgagcttggacctcccggaccaaaacataagtttcctcctgggaggagtttggctgtctgacgctgctgctctcttctgccatggtgaattgagtaaactctcattacaccttcgcgcagcgcatttaagggcgaggagaggggctcgtttgattggtgtgatgtgtgtaaaacccactccacgccttctctcctccctctttccgacttgcgccggtaggagggacggaggtgggatagaggagtagctgcgccagggtgcacggtgtgccaaacttacaaaatccgcctggccacacccagttggcgaagcgcaggtgcgctgcgcccccgcctgcccagtctgcgaaactagagccccatatctcaagaacgccatGAGGGAATTCTTTAaaacttggcacaaacatccacttgaactcaacggtgaactgatcagattttggtggtcaaaggtcaaggtcactgtgaccttgcatcagtTTTATTGtgatgaatgtgatatctcaaaaaggTCTTGAGAGacctttaaatttggcacaacgaTTACTTGGACgtaagaataaactgattagaatttgatggtcagtggtcaaaggtcaaggtaagTGCAATCTGGAAATgcattggtaaaaaaaaaaaaaatttcttccaagatctgtcttgagagattaagGTAAGTGTGacctcaaaaaatgtttttggccatgactcaagaattcataagctaatgctaacaaaATTTTACTAAAATGTCTAAGATGAAAAAAATTATAAagtgattacattttatatcccaaaaatgaaaggtcaccttcactgtgacatcataatattctgcaaaaacactgtcTGCCCATTAcacaacatcatatctcaggcacaaaaggggagacatttggacagatactgaattggtgactctaatcttgggtgcccaccttgaaactatactgattgtatagatcttctgtgctatataaatacacacagacagacagacagacacagacacagacacacacacacacacacacacacacacatatgaatcTAATTTTTAATGCCTTCATACCATCTTGAAATTTCACCAGGGTATATGTTTTATGATGGTTTCGCCAACTTGGTGGAAATATACAGTTAATTCACCGActttgatgtaaaaaaaatatgccGTTTTCCCAGCAGCCTCTCTTTATGCAGTTGCTGGCCAGCTCATAAATTTAAAGCTCTACAGAGCTTTATAGCATCTATCAGCTCATTGCTTTGGATTTCCAGCACACACtctactgttttggttcactctcataTAATCAGCAGTTGCAGGCAGCTGAGTTGATTATTTCAGCACTTTCACAGTTAGAAGTTACATATTCAATAGTGAACATTTGCTTGTAGAATATCACCCATGTTTGTCACCATTTTatgtttaatcatttaaaaGAAGAACTGTAAAACAGGATGGATGATGTGAAAGTAGCACTCCCACTCTCACTTCTCCTTAGGCTGTGTGCTGCACTgatgggaaccactgctgtccCAACCAGTACAAGTGCGATGAGAGCCAAACCTCGTGCATCAAAGGGGAAGTGGTGATCCCCTGGTACACTAAGCTTCCAGCCACCATCAGCAACGAGGCTGACCCCAGCTCTGTGCAGTGCGAAGAGCAGACCCAGTGTCCCGAACACACCACCTGCTGCCAGCTGCCGACAGGCGACTGGGGCTGCTGCCCAATGCCAAATGTGAGCACTGGAGAGATTGCTGTATAAGACACAGtatcagtatatgtgtgttGTCAAAGTTTGCTTATGTAAAACGAGGGATGCCATTTCCACAACccttgtgtgttttgtctgcagGCTGTGTGCTGCCCAGATAAGGAGCACTGCTGCCCACAGGGTTACACCTGTAACATCGCCTCAAACTCTTGCCAGAAGGTCATCATGCTGCAGCTGGAGACTGTCCCACTAGTACCAGTGTATCAACTCGAGCATCAACCCCCGCCCAATCCCTCAGAGCACAAAGACGTCCAGTGTGATGAACAGACCAGCTGTCCAGATGGAAACACCTGCTGCAGGACCTCCACTACTACATGGGGCTGCTGTCCAATGCCTAATGTATGATATACAGT from Epinephelus moara isolate mb chromosome 18, YSFRI_EMoa_1.0, whole genome shotgun sequence harbors:
- the grna gene encoding granulin a isoform X10 produces the protein MQRWVVICCALLALVGADECPDGGRCKDGQTCCYDPANGYECCPFAQAECCGDHMHCCPAGTVCDTATSSCLNSTGSIPWVERVSADQPRHSKSFRMIKTHMGEDDDKICPDWSRCPPEFSCLKALTRFGCCPLAQGVPCSDGKHCCPEGHQCSADSRSCIEKELVTTVLCSDGISECPDETTCCETPEGKWGCCPLPKAVCCDDKTHCCPEDSTCDVEQSKCISLSTKKQTPMWAKLPARIRADWENQKEGETVTAEIAVDGGSEKTPKVTTVNEVPPSQKEVFVSSTTKAAAGNDIPCDDTVACEDGTTCCKTKEGGWACCPLPEAVCCEDMLHCCPKGKKCNLVAETCDDDTCSVPWVQKVPTIPRQDAQVGNVTCDSTYSCPDGSTCCKTTTGEWACCPLPEAVCCEDHEHCCPTGTTCDLAEQTCNGASGSTPMKQKIPAFATAAPTTVAPMTQDQATSSKQDEKKEPETEEVTKAENNDDDDDEENKEVGSIQCDPHTSCPQSATCCFMTSSQKWGCCPLPRAVCCTDGNHCCPNQYKCDESQTSCIKGEVVIPWYTKLPATISNEADPSSVQCEEQTQCPEHTTCCQLPTGDWGCCPMPNAVCCTDGIHCCPSNYKCEGTTCIRGDVAIPAYTKLPATTSIKADPSLLVKELVTNIICGDGVTECPSGNTCCETGSGVWGCCPLPQAVCCSNMLHCCPYGYTCTDTGHCIRESRLHWQNWQLTRANKKRAPLL